A region of the Stieleria neptunia genome:
ATTGCGTCGGCTGACATCCAAAACGATCGTTCCGGTCCCCTCTTCCGCCCCGGCAACTCGGCCCGTGGTGCCGGCCGCGATGGGTTTAAGCGCGCACGACTATCAGTGCGGTCGATACAAGAGCTGATTAAGAAATATTGCCGCCAAGTCGGGATCGACGAGGCGGTCAGCGTCCATTCGCTCCGCGTGACGGCCGCCACCGAAGCCGACAAAGCTGGAGTGCCGCTGATTGCTATTCAGAAATGGTTAGGACACAAGGATCCGAGGACAACACTGCGGTACATCCGGGGACATGAGGATCTAGACCGCAGCCCGGCCTACACAATCAGGTATGGCTGATCCCACTTCTTCAGCAATCAAAGCGATTTCGTTTCCCTTGACGACCTGATCACGCCATCTCAGGCATTGGCAATTGGAGAATTGGAATGAATCCCGCGGACATTGAGCCGATGACCGACGAAAACTGGACGGACGCCGCATCCGCGTTGTGCCGCGCTGCGATGACATTTGAAACCATGCTCGTCAGTTGTCTGGAGAAGCACCCGGAACGTTTTCGAGAATTGATTGCACCGTACCAAGAAGAATTCCAAACTCACTCGGCAGTGGTGACTCATTGGAGGCATCTTCTAGAGATCTCGGAAGGTTTGGGCGCGGAGGCGGAGTAGATTCTCGCAAAAATGAGCGAGGAGAGACCGTTAGGGCCGTTTCGCAGGATCAGTGATCAACGTGAGATTGGGGAGGTATCCAAAGTCCTTCTCATTGTTGCTGACCAACGGAATGTCACGCGATACCGCCGCTGCGGCGACCCAGCCGTCCGCAGTGCGCAGAACACGCCCAGCTCGCGTTGCGGCATCACGAAGCATCGCCCATGCATCTGCCATTGATTTGTCACTTTGGATGATCGCGAAATGATTCTCGA
Encoded here:
- a CDS encoding PIN domain-containing protein; protein product: MKFAVIDTDVVSFAFRGDDRYSFYRPVVESTVPMISFMTYAEMRHGALNRNWGERRTNELLTFIENHFAIIQSDKSMADAWAMLRDAATRAGRVLRTADGWVAAAAVSRDIPLVSNNEKDFGYLPNLTLITDPAKRP